One stretch of Candidatus Cloacimonadota bacterium DNA includes these proteins:
- a CDS encoding PDZ domain-containing protein, whose product MKQFIGTITLIVLISIISCENPQIAMFEKFKGGEAVEIKDEIVVPFTLKRSHVIQVPVYLKDKNYRFILDTGGMTMANAELNDSLNFETMETPQQNVKMALTDEIKLGDACVKGMKLALTDFDDTFKLDMPGMIGTDYLRFFNVQIDYQNRQITLRNSYKMKRNNHDEHLMKFEMIPPYFPTVDLEINNEFHIPGMIDTGLHYAFVFPINWMENLPEEEKQNLIDVEGYFVRWPWTESPQNYLYLMPEIILGDIVLKDVPVLFGEIPDFLNNTTALIGKYFLENYLTTIDFPNRQIKFEERQKSNYSLRYSSGIHMAKKAGKLQITGVLYNPPASEANIHPTDELIAINGKKYDEISELEIYNLMMDKTIVKFYVTIIKDNKEKEILLTKQDLFE is encoded by the coding sequence ATGAAACAATTTATTGGGACAATTACCCTGATCGTTCTGATCTCAATTATTTCCTGCGAAAATCCTCAAATTGCCATGTTTGAGAAATTCAAAGGTGGAGAAGCTGTAGAGATCAAAGATGAAATCGTTGTTCCCTTCACCCTGAAACGTTCCCACGTAATTCAGGTTCCCGTTTATTTAAAAGACAAAAATTACAGGTTCATTTTAGATACCGGCGGCATGACCATGGCAAATGCGGAACTCAATGACAGTTTGAACTTTGAAACGATGGAAACTCCACAGCAAAATGTTAAAATGGCATTAACTGATGAGATCAAATTGGGAGATGCCTGCGTAAAAGGCATGAAACTTGCTTTAACCGATTTTGATGACACATTTAAACTGGATATGCCGGGAATGATCGGAACCGATTATCTGCGTTTTTTCAATGTTCAGATCGATTATCAGAATAGGCAAATCACTCTCAGAAATTCATACAAAATGAAAAGAAATAATCATGATGAACATTTAATGAAATTTGAGATGATCCCACCTTATTTTCCGACTGTTGATTTGGAAATAAATAATGAATTTCACATTCCTGGAATGATAGATACCGGCTTGCATTATGCTTTTGTATTTCCCATCAACTGGATGGAAAATCTACCGGAAGAAGAAAAGCAAAATCTGATTGATGTGGAAGGATATTTTGTGCGTTGGCCCTGGACGGAGTCTCCACAAAATTATTTGTACTTGATGCCAGAAATTATATTGGGTGATATTGTTTTGAAAGATGTTCCTGTTCTATTTGGTGAAATTCCAGATTTTCTGAATAACACTACAGCTTTGATCGGCAAATATTTTCTGGAAAATTATCTGACCACGATCGACTTTCCCAACCGACAGATAAAATTTGAGGAAAGACAAAAATCCAACTATTCACTTCGCTACAGTTCTGGAATTCACATGGCAAAAAAAGCAGGCAAACTGCAGATTACAGGAGTCTTATATAATCCACCCGCATCGGAAGCTAACATTCATCCAACTGATGAATTGATCGCGATCAATGGGAAGAAATATGACGAAATCTCTGAGTTGGAAATTTATAATTTAATGATGGATAAAACGATAGTGAAATTTTACGTTACGATCATCAAAGATAACAAAGAAAAGGAGATTTTACTAACAAAACAGGATTTGTTTGAGTGA